Proteins encoded within one genomic window of Thermofilaceae archaeon:
- a CDS encoding preprotein translocase subunit Sec61beta, protein MARKGSKRKTTAPRTAAGLITYFEEEVGGLKLRPEVVVALTVGLMLLVILAHIIIPVPP, encoded by the coding sequence GTGGCGAGAAAGGGAAGTAAGAGGAAAACCACAGCTCCTCGGACTGCTGCAGGGCTCATCACGTACTTCGAGGAGGAAGTAGGCGGATTAAAGCTCAGACCCGAAGTTGTGGTTGCGTTGACCGTAGGGCTGATGCTTCTCGTGATTCTGGCCCACATCATAATACCGGTGCCGCCCTAA